In Leucobacter sp. CX169, a single genomic region encodes these proteins:
- a CDS encoding L-rhamnose mutarotase — protein sequence MRVCFQMQVKPDRLAEYAERHAAVWPDMLQAIEDSGRHNYSLFLRDDGLLIGYYEVEDDQAAQRALEQDPRTAEWETQMAELFVASSGRPDQEAPRLTEVFHLEDQLSGHRSATDRAAGASPDRKHTP from the coding sequence ATGCGCGTCTGCTTCCAAATGCAGGTCAAGCCTGACCGCCTGGCGGAGTATGCAGAGCGGCACGCGGCCGTCTGGCCAGACATGCTGCAGGCCATCGAAGACTCGGGCCGGCACAACTATTCGCTCTTTCTCCGCGACGACGGGCTGCTCATCGGCTACTACGAGGTCGAGGACGACCAGGCTGCGCAGCGGGCCCTCGAACAGGATCCGCGAACGGCCGAATGGGAAACCCAGATGGCCGAACTCTTCGTCGCCTCATCGGGCCGCCCCGACCAAGAGGCCCCCAGACTCACCGAGGTGTTCCATCTCGAAGACCAACTCTCCGGGCATCGCTCGGCCACAGATCGCGCCGCGGGCGCGTCACCAGACAGAAAGCACACACCATGA
- the rhaS gene encoding rhamnose ABC transporter substrate-binding protein, translating to MWFNTHKKAGAVLALAATTALLLSGCGASSDSGSDAGSGDGAGASVTFLPKNLGNPYFDTSSKGGKAAVEEFGGTFNEVGPAEATPDAQVSFINTAMQQGVGALAVSANDPKAICDALNEARDNDVKVVTFDSDTNVECRDLFVNQADAEGIAKVQVDMITEQIGDAGQIAVLSASANATNQNAWIDMMKEELAANHPDVELVEVVYGDDDDQTSFDKTAALLQTYPELKGIVSPTTVGIAAAARYLSTSDAKGTVALTGLGTPNQMREFVEDGTVTEFALWNPEDLGYLTAFAANALVAGDITGAEGDTFEAGKLGEFTVGADGVVLLGEPYRFNTENIGDFDF from the coding sequence ATGTGGTTCAACACGCATAAGAAGGCCGGGGCAGTGCTCGCGCTGGCTGCAACGACCGCCCTCCTCCTCTCCGGTTGTGGTGCGAGCTCGGACTCAGGCAGCGACGCCGGCTCGGGCGACGGTGCTGGCGCAAGCGTGACCTTCCTGCCGAAGAACCTCGGCAACCCCTACTTCGACACGTCGAGCAAGGGTGGCAAGGCGGCTGTCGAAGAGTTCGGCGGCACCTTCAACGAGGTCGGTCCCGCTGAAGCAACCCCCGACGCACAGGTGAGCTTCATCAACACCGCGATGCAGCAGGGCGTGGGCGCGCTCGCCGTCTCGGCGAACGACCCGAAGGCCATCTGCGATGCCCTGAACGAGGCTCGCGACAACGACGTTAAGGTCGTCACGTTCGACTCGGATACCAACGTCGAGTGCCGCGACTTGTTCGTCAACCAGGCGGATGCCGAAGGCATCGCCAAGGTGCAGGTGGACATGATTACCGAGCAGATCGGTGACGCCGGCCAGATCGCCGTGCTGTCGGCCTCGGCCAACGCGACGAACCAGAACGCCTGGATCGACATGATGAAGGAAGAGCTTGCGGCGAACCACCCGGACGTCGAACTCGTCGAGGTTGTCTACGGCGACGACGACGACCAGACCTCGTTCGACAAGACTGCGGCGCTGCTGCAGACCTACCCGGAGCTCAAGGGCATCGTCTCGCCGACCACCGTCGGCATCGCGGCAGCGGCTCGCTACCTCTCGACCTCGGACGCGAAGGGCACAGTCGCGCTGACCGGTCTCGGCACCCCGAACCAGATGCGTGAGTTCGTTGAGGACGGCACCGTCACCGAGTTCGCACTCTGGAACCCGGAAGACCTCGGCTACCTGACCGCGTTCGCGGCGAACGCTCTGGTTGCCGGCGACATCACCGGTGCAGAGGGTGACACCTTCGAGGCGGGCAAGCTCGGCGAGTTCACGGTTGGCGCCGACGGCGTCGTCCTGCTGGGCGAGCCCTACCGCTTCAACACCGAGAACATCGGCGACTTCGACTTCTAA
- a CDS encoding ABC transporter permease: MSLVTATPVQTGPKQSGLVTALGKLTRAREASIVLAVLVVVFAATLKNPNFLFSADGYRDLWLTPSLLALVAVGQAVVLITRNVDLSVGSVLGLSAYLTGRLFIDLPGLPVIVVIAIAVIFGGVLGLINGALVAFARVPALVITLGTMYVYRGINVWWTGSDRINASDMPKSFLALGTAQFLTIPVLTIIALVVLIAVAWWMKNTRGGRESYAIGSDPGAAELYGLPVTRRILTAFVLSGALAGFAGVLYAARYGTISSQAGSGWELEAVGAAVIGGVAIFGGVGSVWGAAIGAILLLTINRALPVLGVPDFWQRAVVGVLIIGAIVLDRLLSLRQHRKLIEEREIQR, translated from the coding sequence ATGAGCCTCGTGACCGCCACCCCCGTGCAGACGGGCCCGAAGCAGAGCGGCTTGGTGACCGCGCTCGGCAAGCTGACGCGCGCCCGCGAGGCGAGCATTGTTTTGGCCGTACTCGTCGTCGTGTTCGCGGCGACGCTCAAGAACCCGAACTTCCTCTTCTCCGCTGACGGCTACCGCGACCTGTGGCTGACGCCCTCGCTGCTCGCGCTTGTCGCCGTCGGCCAGGCCGTAGTGCTCATCACTCGCAACGTTGACCTGTCGGTCGGTTCGGTGCTGGGCCTCAGCGCGTACCTGACCGGTCGGCTCTTCATTGACCTCCCGGGCCTGCCGGTCATTGTCGTGATCGCGATCGCTGTGATTTTCGGCGGTGTGCTGGGCCTCATCAACGGCGCGCTGGTCGCCTTCGCGCGAGTGCCGGCACTCGTCATCACCCTCGGCACAATGTATGTCTATCGCGGCATCAATGTCTGGTGGACGGGCTCCGACCGCATTAACGCCTCGGACATGCCGAAGTCCTTCCTGGCCCTCGGCACCGCACAGTTCCTGACGATCCCGGTGCTGACGATTATCGCGCTCGTCGTGCTGATCGCCGTCGCCTGGTGGATGAAGAACACCCGTGGCGGGCGCGAAAGCTACGCAATCGGATCTGACCCCGGCGCGGCCGAGCTCTACGGCTTGCCGGTGACGCGGCGCATCCTCACCGCGTTCGTCCTCTCGGGCGCGCTTGCCGGGTTCGCCGGCGTGCTCTACGCGGCACGCTACGGCACGATCAGTTCCCAGGCAGGATCCGGCTGGGAGCTGGAGGCGGTCGGCGCCGCAGTGATTGGCGGCGTCGCGATCTTCGGCGGCGTCGGCAGCGTCTGGGGCGCGGCGATTGGCGCGATCCTGCTCCTCACTATTAACCGTGCGCTCCCGGTGCTGGGGGTCCCCGACTTCTGGCAGCGCGCGGTCGTCGGCGTCCTCATCATTGGCGCCATTGTGCTCGACCGGTTGCTCTCGCTCCGGCAACACCGAAAGCTCATCGAAGAGCGGGAGATTCAGCGATGA
- a CDS encoding bifunctional aldolase/short-chain dehydrogenase, whose amino-acid sequence MTNNTAAALIARSNSLGADKKNTNFAGGNTSAKGVDRDPVTGDEVELMWVKGSGGDLGTLTESGLSVLRLDRMRALVNVYPGLAREDEMVAAFDYCLHGKGGATPSIDTAMHGLVNVAHVDHLHPDSGIAIATAADGEALTAKIFGGKVAWVPWRRPGFQLGLDMRAIQEANPGAVGCILGGHGITAWGETSEECERNSRWIIDTAAAYIAEHGSKAPFGGTVAGFEALPEAERRARAAALAPAIRGLASRDKPMVGHFTDSDAVLDFLASEKLLPLAALGTSCPDHFLRTKVRPMVLDLPTTATLDEQLARLREVHEAYRADYRAYYEAHADDASPAMRGADPLIVLVPGVGMFSYGVNKQTARVAGEFYVNAINVMRGAESLSTYAPISDADKFSIEYWALEEAKLQRLPKPKSHQGRIAFVTGAASGIGKAIATRLAAEGACVVVADLDLEKAQAAAAELGGTDVAIGVAANVADGVAVQAAVDAAVLAFGGIDLVVNNAGLSLSKPLLETTEKDWELQHDVMAKGSFLVSQAAARALIAQEMGGDIVYISSKNSVFAGPNNIAYSATKADQAHQVRLLAVELGEYGVRVNGINPDGVVRGSGIFASGWGANRAATYGVDEQDLGQFYANRTILKREVVPENVADAVYVLTGSELSRTTGLHIPVDSGVAAAFLR is encoded by the coding sequence ATGACGAACAACACAGCAGCTGCACTCATCGCTCGTTCGAACAGCCTCGGCGCCGATAAGAAGAACACGAACTTCGCTGGCGGGAACACTTCGGCAAAGGGCGTTGACCGCGACCCGGTCACCGGCGACGAGGTCGAGCTCATGTGGGTGAAGGGCTCTGGCGGAGACCTCGGCACGCTCACGGAGAGCGGACTGTCGGTGCTCCGCCTCGACCGCATGCGTGCGCTCGTGAATGTCTACCCTGGGCTCGCCCGCGAGGACGAGATGGTCGCGGCGTTCGATTACTGCCTGCACGGCAAGGGCGGTGCGACCCCCTCGATCGATACCGCGATGCACGGGCTCGTGAACGTGGCGCACGTTGATCATCTGCACCCCGACTCGGGCATCGCGATCGCGACAGCGGCTGACGGTGAGGCGCTCACCGCGAAGATCTTCGGCGGCAAGGTCGCCTGGGTGCCGTGGCGCCGCCCCGGCTTCCAGCTGGGCCTCGACATGCGCGCGATCCAGGAGGCGAACCCCGGCGCGGTCGGCTGCATCCTGGGCGGCCACGGCATCACCGCCTGGGGCGAGACGAGCGAGGAGTGCGAGCGCAACTCTCGCTGGATCATCGACACCGCAGCGGCGTACATCGCTGAGCACGGCTCGAAAGCGCCCTTCGGGGGCACGGTGGCCGGCTTCGAGGCGCTGCCCGAGGCCGAGCGCCGCGCGCGTGCCGCGGCCCTCGCGCCCGCCATCCGCGGCCTCGCCTCGCGCGACAAGCCCATGGTCGGCCACTTCACCGACAGCGACGCCGTCCTCGACTTCCTCGCCAGCGAGAAGCTGCTGCCGCTCGCGGCCCTCGGCACGAGCTGCCCCGACCACTTCCTGCGCACCAAGGTGCGCCCCATGGTGCTCGACCTGCCGACGACCGCGACGCTCGACGAGCAGCTCGCCCGCTTGCGCGAGGTGCACGAGGCCTACCGTGCCGACTACCGCGCCTACTATGAGGCGCACGCCGACGATGCGAGCCCCGCGATGCGCGGCGCAGACCCGCTGATTGTGCTCGTCCCCGGCGTCGGTATGTTCAGCTACGGCGTCAATAAGCAGACCGCCCGCGTCGCCGGCGAGTTCTACGTCAACGCGATCAACGTGATGCGCGGCGCCGAGTCGCTCTCGACGTACGCCCCGATTAGCGACGCCGACAAGTTCAGCATCGAGTACTGGGCGCTCGAAGAGGCGAAGCTGCAGCGGCTGCCGAAGCCGAAGTCGCACCAGGGACGCATCGCGTTCGTCACGGGCGCGGCCTCGGGCATCGGCAAGGCCATCGCCACGCGCCTTGCGGCCGAGGGCGCGTGCGTCGTCGTCGCCGACCTCGACCTCGAAAAAGCACAGGCTGCCGCGGCTGAGCTCGGAGGCACCGACGTGGCGATCGGCGTCGCCGCAAACGTGGCCGATGGGGTCGCGGTGCAGGCCGCGGTTGACGCGGCGGTGCTCGCCTTCGGCGGCATCGACCTCGTCGTGAACAACGCCGGCCTGTCGCTCTCCAAGCCCCTGCTCGAGACCACCGAGAAGGATTGGGAGCTGCAGCACGACGTGATGGCGAAGGGCTCGTTCCTGGTCTCGCAGGCCGCCGCCCGTGCGCTGATCGCGCAGGAGATGGGCGGTGACATCGTCTATATCTCGTCCAAGAACAGTGTGTTCGCCGGCCCCAACAACATCGCCTACTCGGCGACGAAGGCTGACCAGGCACACCAGGTGCGCCTGCTCGCGGTTGAGCTCGGCGAGTATGGGGTGCGCGTCAACGGCATTAACCCCGACGGCGTCGTGCGTGGATCCGGCATCTTCGCCTCGGGCTGGGGCGCGAACCGCGCCGCGACCTACGGCGTCGACGAGCAGGATCTCGGCCAGTTCTACGCGAACCGCACCATCCTCAAGCGCGAGGTTGTCCCCGAGAATGTCGCCGACGCGGTGTACGTGCTGACCGGGTCGGAGCTCTCGCGTACGACCGGGCTGCACATCCCCGTCGACTCCGGCGTTGCGGCGGCATTCCTGCGATGA
- the rhaI gene encoding L-rhamnose isomerase, with translation MSSMLTPDMLAVLERQAIEVPSWAYGNSGTRFKVFGTPGTPRDPFEKIADAAQVHRYTALAPAVAIHIPWDRTPDYGVLGEFAEAQGVEIGTVNSNTFQDDAYKFGSLTHEDAAVRRQAIDHHLECIDIMHQTGSRDLKIWLADGSNYPGQADLRGRQDRLHESLQEIYARLSGEQRMVLEYKFFEPAFYHTDVPDWGTSYAQVAALGDRAMVCLDTGHHAPGTNIEFIVMQLLRLGKLGSFDFNSRFYADDDLIVGAADPFQLFRILFEVLRGGGLDVDTPVAFMLDQCHNVEDKIPGQIRSVLNVQEMTARALLVDREALSVAQRAGDVLGAHALFMDAFQTDVRPALAQWRESRGMAGDPMAAYAASGYFEKISAERVGGTQASWGA, from the coding sequence ATGAGCTCCATGCTGACTCCTGACATGCTGGCCGTTCTCGAACGCCAGGCCATCGAAGTCCCCTCCTGGGCCTACGGAAATTCGGGAACCCGCTTCAAGGTGTTCGGCACACCGGGCACCCCGCGCGACCCGTTCGAGAAGATCGCTGACGCAGCGCAGGTCCACCGCTACACGGCGCTCGCGCCGGCCGTCGCGATTCATATCCCCTGGGACCGCACCCCCGACTACGGGGTGCTCGGTGAATTTGCCGAGGCGCAGGGCGTCGAGATCGGCACCGTGAACTCGAACACGTTCCAGGACGACGCCTATAAGTTTGGCTCGCTCACGCACGAGGACGCGGCGGTGCGACGGCAGGCCATCGATCACCACCTCGAGTGCATTGACATCATGCACCAGACGGGCTCGCGCGATCTCAAGATCTGGCTCGCCGATGGCTCGAATTACCCCGGCCAGGCGGACCTGCGCGGCCGACAGGATCGCCTCCACGAGTCGCTGCAGGAAATCTACGCCCGGCTCTCGGGCGAGCAGCGCATGGTGCTTGAGTACAAGTTCTTCGAGCCGGCTTTTTACCACACCGACGTACCCGACTGGGGTACCTCGTACGCCCAGGTGGCGGCGCTGGGGGACCGCGCAATGGTCTGCCTCGACACGGGCCACCACGCGCCCGGCACCAACATCGAGTTCATCGTGATGCAGCTGTTGCGCCTCGGCAAGCTCGGCTCGTTCGACTTCAACTCCCGCTTCTACGCCGACGACGACCTGATTGTCGGTGCTGCCGATCCGTTCCAGCTGTTCCGCATCCTCTTCGAGGTGCTGCGCGGCGGCGGGCTCGACGTCGACACGCCGGTCGCGTTTATGCTCGACCAGTGCCACAACGTCGAGGACAAGATCCCGGGCCAGATCCGCTCGGTGCTCAACGTGCAGGAGATGACGGCTCGCGCGCTGCTCGTGGACCGCGAGGCGCTCTCCGTCGCGCAGCGCGCGGGCGACGTGCTCGGCGCTCACGCGCTGTTCATGGACGCGTTCCAGACCGACGTTCGCCCGGCGCTTGCCCAGTGGCGTGAGTCGCGCGGCATGGCCGGCGACCCGATGGCGGCGTACGCGGCCTCGGGCTACTTCGAGAAGATCTCTGCCGAGCGCGTGGGCGGCACCCAGGCGAGCTGGGGCGCATAG
- a CDS encoding ABC transporter permease produces MTTLTTGPVTTSFKPIANYDRPLWQRIFMTREMAIIALFLVVVVVAALIVPNFDSKLTMTYLLLDMFPILIIALPMTAIIVTGEIDLSVASVVGLSSVLTGVLTQAGVPFGLTIVLAIVAGVLAGALNGFLVTVVGLPSLAVTIGTLALYRGLAVGLLGTTAVTDFPEFWTSLAKAKIGDTGVPVVVILFVVLAIAFAVMLHLTRFGRGVFALGLSPDAARFSGVNVERTKFLLFVFCGGVSALAGVYYTLRYGSARGDNATGMEMQVIAAVLLGGVSIFGGRGAMHGVIAGVLLIGVLGSALRLANVTSDVINIITGVLLIAAVVSSSVFAAFRNRRRSGRPLKLAGSTTP; encoded by the coding sequence ATGACCACCCTCACCACCGGTCCTGTGACGACCAGCTTCAAGCCGATCGCCAATTACGATCGACCGCTCTGGCAGCGCATCTTCATGACCCGAGAGATGGCCATCATCGCCCTCTTCCTCGTGGTCGTCGTCGTCGCGGCACTCATCGTGCCCAACTTCGACAGCAAGTTGACCATGACGTACTTGCTGCTCGATATGTTCCCGATCTTGATCATCGCGCTGCCGATGACGGCGATCATCGTCACGGGCGAGATCGATCTATCGGTCGCGAGCGTCGTCGGGCTCTCGAGCGTGCTGACCGGCGTGCTCACGCAGGCGGGGGTTCCCTTCGGGCTCACCATCGTGCTGGCCATCGTCGCCGGTGTGCTCGCAGGGGCATTGAACGGGTTCCTCGTCACCGTCGTCGGTTTACCGTCGCTCGCCGTGACGATCGGCACGCTCGCGCTGTATCGCGGGCTCGCGGTCGGCCTGCTCGGCACGACCGCGGTCACGGACTTCCCGGAGTTCTGGACCTCCCTCGCGAAGGCCAAGATCGGCGATACCGGGGTTCCGGTCGTGGTGATCCTGTTCGTGGTGCTCGCGATCGCGTTCGCGGTCATGCTCCACCTGACGCGGTTCGGCCGCGGGGTGTTCGCGCTCGGGCTGTCGCCCGACGCCGCGCGCTTCTCGGGAGTGAACGTCGAGCGCACGAAGTTCCTGCTGTTCGTGTTCTGCGGCGGGGTATCAGCCCTCGCCGGCGTGTATTACACGCTGCGCTACGGCAGCGCCCGCGGCGACAACGCCACCGGCATGGAGATGCAGGTCATCGCGGCAGTGCTGCTCGGCGGCGTCTCGATCTTCGGCGGGCGCGGCGCAATGCACGGCGTCATCGCCGGCGTGCTGCTGATCGGCGTGCTCGGCAGTGCGCTGCGCCTCGCGAACGTGACCTCCGACGTCATCAACATCATCACCGGCGTGCTGCTGATCGCCGCGGTGGTGTCGTCGAGCGTCTTTGCGGCGTTCCGCAACCGGCGACGATCCGGTCGCCCGCTGAAGCTCGCGGGCTCCACCACGCCCTAG
- a CDS encoding sugar ABC transporter ATP-binding protein, protein MKTQHAHEPMLELRGVAKAFGQVIALRDGSLTLHPGSIHALVGENGAGKSTVVKIIAGLYRRDGGEIRLAGEVVDFATTAEAKDAGIAVIYQEPTLFPDLSVTENIFMGRQPLGRFRRIDRGRMRTEVEELFARLGVSMDPERTADGLSIADQQMIEIAKAISLDARVLIMDEPTAALSGIEVERLFQVARALRDEGRALVFISHRFDEVFALCDTITVMRDGSYVSTTAIADTDPDTVVAEMVGREITELFPKTVAEIGAPVLEVSGLTSPGVFTDISFTVHAGEIVGLAGLVGAGRSEVARAIFGVDGYRSGSVRVAGEVVPKKQPTAAMRAGLALVPEDRRKQGLVLDESVARNTASAVLGSISKLGLVTNGAEMRAARPWSEKLEVKANAMTTLTGTLSGGNQQKVVLGKWLATDPRVLIIDEPTRGIDVGTKSEVHRLLSALAGQGLAILMISSELPEVLGMADRVVVMREGHITATIDRSNATQENVMRAATQGANDEMEPSA, encoded by the coding sequence ATGAAGACACAACACGCTCACGAGCCCATGCTCGAATTGCGCGGCGTCGCCAAGGCGTTCGGGCAGGTGATTGCGCTGCGCGATGGCAGCCTCACGCTGCACCCCGGCTCGATCCACGCCCTCGTCGGCGAGAACGGTGCGGGTAAATCCACCGTCGTCAAGATCATCGCCGGGCTGTATCGCCGCGACGGAGGGGAGATCCGGCTCGCAGGCGAGGTCGTCGATTTCGCGACCACCGCCGAAGCGAAGGACGCGGGCATCGCGGTCATCTACCAAGAGCCGACGCTGTTCCCCGACCTCTCGGTCACCGAGAACATCTTCATGGGGCGCCAGCCGCTTGGCCGCTTTCGCCGCATCGACCGCGGGCGCATGCGCACCGAGGTCGAAGAGCTCTTCGCCCGCCTCGGCGTCTCGATGGACCCCGAGCGCACGGCGGACGGGCTCTCCATCGCCGACCAGCAGATGATCGAGATCGCAAAGGCCATCTCGCTCGACGCACGCGTGCTCATCATGGACGAACCCACCGCCGCCCTCTCGGGCATCGAGGTGGAACGGCTCTTCCAAGTGGCACGGGCGCTGCGCGACGAGGGCCGCGCGCTGGTGTTCATCTCGCACCGCTTTGATGAAGTCTTCGCGCTCTGCGACACCATCACCGTCATGCGCGACGGCAGCTATGTCTCAACCACGGCCATCGCCGACACTGACCCCGACACGGTCGTCGCCGAGATGGTCGGCCGCGAAATCACCGAGCTCTTCCCCAAGACGGTCGCCGAGATCGGCGCCCCGGTGCTAGAGGTGAGTGGGCTCACGAGCCCCGGCGTCTTCACCGACATCAGCTTCACGGTGCACGCGGGCGAGATTGTCGGCTTGGCCGGTCTCGTCGGCGCAGGCCGCAGCGAAGTCGCCCGCGCGATCTTTGGCGTCGACGGCTACCGCAGCGGCAGCGTCCGCGTCGCGGGTGAGGTCGTGCCCAAGAAGCAGCCGACCGCGGCAATGCGCGCGGGCCTCGCGCTCGTCCCCGAGGATCGCCGCAAGCAGGGTCTCGTGCTTGACGAGAGCGTGGCGCGCAACACGGCCTCTGCCGTTCTGGGCTCGATTTCGAAGCTCGGCTTGGTGACGAACGGCGCCGAGATGCGGGCCGCTCGCCCCTGGTCCGAGAAGCTCGAGGTCAAGGCGAACGCGATGACCACCCTCACTGGCACGCTGTCGGGTGGCAACCAGCAGAAGGTCGTGCTGGGCAAGTGGCTCGCCACTGACCCGCGCGTGCTCATCATCGACGAGCCCACTCGCGGCATCGACGTGGGTACGAAATCAGAGGTGCACCGGCTGCTCTCGGCGCTCGCCGGGCAGGGCTTGGCGATCCTGATGATCTCGAGCGAGCTTCCCGAGGTACTCGGCATGGCCGACCGCGTCGTGGTCATGCGCGAGGGGCACATCACCGCGACGATCGACCGTTCGAACGCCACTCAAGAGAACGTCATGCGCGCGGCAACTCAGGGCGCGAACGACGAGATGGAGCCTTCCGCATGA
- a CDS encoding rhamnulokinase family protein → MTKRAKTAGAVAAVDLGATSGRVIVGRVLDGTLDMRHVSRFANDPVRTRDGLHWNLLELYRQVVLGLSAAEREEPGEIASVGIDSWAVDYGLMRGGRLLGMPFHYRDERNDTGVASVHSRIGAPELYARNGLQHLPFNTVFQLATEGELLGFADQMLLVPDLLNFWLTGQVAAERTNASTTGLLDARTGEWDLELARRLDIPERLLPRLIDAGAPVGRLIPEVAREVGRTLEVVAVGSHDTASAVVAIPNTGTDFAYISCGTWGLVGLELEAPVLTEAARAANFTNEGGVDGRTRFLHNVMGLWLVSESLRHWEPTATDAQRASLLGELLAEAARVSPEVPVFDVNDPAFMPTGDIPERIRGWYRAHGERVPETRGEIVRCIIESLAQAFAEAVVTAGELADHDVSVIHLVGGGSQNALLCQATANRSGKRVVAGPIEATAMGNLLVQARAIGQVGSGLEAIREVVRRSTHVSEYLPE, encoded by the coding sequence ATGACGAAGCGGGCGAAGACCGCTGGGGCGGTCGCAGCGGTAGACCTGGGAGCGACGAGCGGCCGGGTCATTGTCGGGCGGGTCTTGGACGGCACGCTTGACATGCGGCACGTCTCGCGGTTCGCAAACGACCCCGTGCGCACGCGCGACGGGCTGCACTGGAACCTGCTCGAGCTCTACCGGCAGGTCGTCCTCGGGCTTTCGGCCGCCGAGCGCGAAGAGCCCGGCGAGATCGCGAGCGTGGGCATCGACTCGTGGGCGGTCGACTACGGGCTCATGCGTGGCGGACGGCTGCTCGGCATGCCGTTCCACTACCGGGACGAGCGTAACGACACGGGGGTTGCCTCCGTCCACTCGCGCATCGGCGCCCCCGAGCTCTACGCGCGCAACGGCCTCCAGCACCTGCCCTTCAACACGGTGTTTCAGCTCGCCACCGAGGGTGAACTGCTGGGCTTTGCCGACCAGATGCTGCTCGTGCCTGACCTGCTCAACTTCTGGCTCACTGGCCAGGTGGCGGCCGAGCGCACAAACGCGTCTACAACGGGCCTGCTCGACGCGCGCACGGGCGAGTGGGACCTGGAGCTCGCGCGCCGACTGGACATTCCCGAGCGCCTGCTGCCGCGGCTCATCGATGCCGGGGCGCCGGTCGGCAGGCTCATCCCAGAGGTCGCGCGAGAGGTCGGGCGCACGCTCGAGGTCGTCGCCGTGGGCTCGCACGACACCGCCTCAGCGGTCGTCGCCATCCCGAACACGGGGACCGATTTCGCCTACATCTCGTGCGGTACCTGGGGCCTCGTCGGCCTCGAGCTTGAGGCCCCCGTGCTCACCGAGGCGGCGCGCGCCGCCAACTTCACGAACGAGGGCGGCGTGGACGGTCGCACCCGCTTCCTGCACAACGTTATGGGTCTGTGGCTCGTGTCCGAATCACTGCGCCACTGGGAGCCGACGGCGACCGATGCTCAGCGCGCGAGCCTGCTCGGTGAGCTGCTCGCCGAGGCGGCGCGCGTGTCACCCGAGGTGCCGGTGTTCGACGTCAACGACCCGGCCTTCATGCCCACGGGGGACATCCCCGAGCGCATTCGCGGCTGGTATCGGGCGCACGGCGAGCGCGTTCCCGAGACTCGGGGCGAGATCGTGCGCTGCATCATCGAGAGCCTCGCCCAGGCGTTCGCCGAGGCGGTCGTCACGGCCGGGGAACTCGCTGATCACGACGTCAGCGTGATCCACCTGGTGGGCGGGGGTTCGCAGAACGCTCTGCTCTGCCAGGCGACCGCCAATCGATCGGGCAAGCGCGTCGTCGCGGGCCCGATCGAGGCCACCGCGATGGGTAACCTGCTCGTCCAGGCCCGTGCCATCGGGCAGGTGGGATCCGGCCTCGAGGCCATCCGCGAGGTTGTCCGCCGTTCCACACACGTCTCTGAATATCTGCCTGAATAG